The window AGAAGATGAAGCACATCTGCTGGGACGGTTGCATGTTCCCGAACGAAGTGCTGAACAAGCAGCAGACCTGGAATGACATCCTCGCGGCGATGATTGAAGTGAGGAACAACCACGGCTGGAAAGCTTGATGAGGCGGGAATAGCCGCAAAAAGGCGCAAAAGGCGCAAAAAATGAAAGACCGTGTATTTGAGCTTTGCGATATGGTACGTCAGACGGGCTATGCAGTTCATAGTTATCACCGTCACGGACATGTTGAAAAGATCTACGAAAATGCATTGGTCAATCGTTTGCGCAGACAAGGTTTGCAAGTTGAACAACAGCATCCTTTGCCGGTGTTTGATGAGGATGGGACCTTGTTAGGTGATTTTTACGCTGATTTGCTTGTGGAAAGAATACTTGTTGTTGAAATCAAAGCGGTCCGGGCGTTTGTAGACGAGCATACTGCTCAAGTGCTTGGTTATCTGCGTTCGGCCCGTTTGGAACATGGTTTATTGGTGAATTTTGGGGCGCCAAAATTCGCCATCAAGAAGTACGCACTCTCAAATCCTGAACTACAAAACTTTTAGCCCTGTTTTTGCGCCTTTTGCGCTTTTTTGCGGCTATCATTAAATTATGGCTAAGAAACAACTTCGTATCGGTTTGATCGGTTACAGCTTCATGGGGCGCGCCCACAGCAATGCGTTCCATCAGGTGAATCATTTCTTCCCCTCCAGCTACGAGCTCGTGCCGCAGGCGGTGTGCGGTCGCGATGCGGCGAAGGTGCAGGAGTTTGCCGACAAGTGGGGCTATAAGAGCATTGAGACGGATTGGAAGAAGATGATCGAGCGCGATGATATCGACGTGATCGACATCGCCACGCCGAACAACATGCACGCCGAACAGGCCATCGCCGCTGCCAAGGCGGGCAAGATGATCCTGTGCGAGAAGCCGCTGGGCCTGAACTCCAAGGAAGCGGAGAAGATGCTCAAGGCCATCGAGAAGGCGGGCGTCGCGAACATGGTGTGGTATAACTACCGCCGCTGCCCGGCGGTCGTGCTCGCGAAAAACATCATCGATTCCGGCAAGCTCGGTCGCATTTTCCATTACCGCGCGAACTTCCTTCAGGACTGGACGATCAATGCGGATCTACCACAAGGCGGCACGGGTCTCTGGCGCTTGGATGCCAAGGTCGCCGGTTCCGGCGTGACGGGTGACTTGCTCGCGCACTGCATCGACACGGCGCTCTGGCTCAATGGCGGTATCAAAGACGTGAGCGCCTTGACCGAGACGTTCGTGAAAGAGCGCAAGCACAACCTCACGGGCAAAGTCGAGAAGGTAAGCATCGATGACGCTTGCCTGTTCCATTGCCATTTCAACAACGGTTCACTCGGTTTGTTCGAGTCCACCCGTTACGCACGCGGTCACAAGGCACTCTACACCTTCGAGATCAATGGCGAGAACATGTCCCTGAAGTGGGACTTGCATGATTTGCACCGCCTGCAGATTTTTGATTACACGGACGAGAGCCAGGAACGCGGCTGGAAGTCCGTTCACGTCTCCGATGGTGATCATCCGTACTGCGGCAACTGGTGGGTGCCGGGTCTGCAACTCGGCTACGAACA of the Verrucomicrobiia bacterium genome contains:
- a CDS encoding GxxExxY protein gives rise to the protein MKDRVFELCDMVRQTGYAVHSYHRHGHVEKIYENALVNRLRRQGLQVEQQHPLPVFDEDGTLLGDFYADLLVERILVVEIKAVRAFVDEHTAQVLGYLRSARLEHGLLVNFGAPKFAIKKYALSNPELQNF
- a CDS encoding Gfo/Idh/MocA family oxidoreductase; its protein translation is MAKKQLRIGLIGYSFMGRAHSNAFHQVNHFFPSSYELVPQAVCGRDAAKVQEFADKWGYKSIETDWKKMIERDDIDVIDIATPNNMHAEQAIAAAKAGKMILCEKPLGLNSKEAEKMLKAIEKAGVANMVWYNYRRCPAVVLAKNIIDSGKLGRIFHYRANFLQDWTINADLPQGGTGLWRLDAKVAGSGVTGDLLAHCIDTALWLNGGIKDVSALTETFVKERKHNLTGKVEKVSIDDACLFHCHFNNGSLGLFESTRYARGHKALYTFEINGENMSLKWDLHDLHRLQIFDYTDESQERGWKSVHVSDGDHPYCGNWWVPGLQLGYEHSFIHAMVEFVKGLESGKGCKPDFKDGLAADYVVDAVLASAKSKKWVKVKQAK